Proteins from a single region of Crassaminicella profunda:
- a CDS encoding M15 family metallopeptidase: MKKRIPFFIILCLLVMNGCSQKNFLKNFMANEPQINAYEITMKRDLLCLMMAYPENIIDIEKEDNKVYIVIKSGAKIIYDDKKLKNYQQKLDDPDLQDMMEEIYPLLDIHGLMDKNCDPGRIRVYPLLKEVYGKSKHEIESNLKNVRIGYKNYPFNTNNKAAKSLKLTMKEIVSLAEKNPKLYAFIVPASGTFNYRLIAGTNRLSPHSFGTAIDLRRDKRDYWKWTSREEGEKRLNAYPREIVRLFEKNNFIWGGKWAHFDILHFEYRPELILKARYFSRKPNINKPWYNGISPMDTNVKTYIQLIDKVLSEE, from the coding sequence ATGAAAAAACGAATACCTTTTTTTATAATTTTGTGTTTATTGGTTATGAATGGATGTAGTCAAAAAAATTTTTTGAAAAATTTCATGGCTAATGAACCACAAATAAATGCATATGAGATAACGATGAAGAGAGACTTATTATGCTTGATGATGGCTTATCCTGAGAATATTATTGATATAGAAAAGGAAGATAATAAAGTTTATATTGTTATAAAATCAGGGGCGAAAATTATTTATGATGATAAAAAGTTAAAGAATTATCAACAAAAACTTGATGATCCAGATTTACAGGATATGATGGAAGAAATATATCCTCTTTTAGATATTCATGGCTTAATGGATAAGAATTGTGATCCTGGTCGAATTAGAGTTTATCCTTTATTAAAAGAAGTATATGGGAAATCTAAGCATGAGATTGAATCAAATCTTAAAAATGTAAGAATTGGTTATAAAAATTATCCATTTAATACAAATAATAAAGCAGCAAAATCTTTAAAACTGACGATGAAAGAAATTGTAAGTTTAGCAGAAAAGAATCCAAAGTTATATGCTTTTATAGTTCCTGCTAGCGGGACATTTAATTATCGTTTGATTGCAGGGACCAATCGGCTGAGTCCTCATTCTTTTGGAACAGCTATTGATCTTAGAAGGGATAAAAGAGATTATTGGAAGTGGACATCTCGTGAGGAAGGAGAAAAAAGATTAAATGCTTATCCTCGAGAAATTGTAAGACTATTTGAAAAAAATAATTTTATTTGGGGGGGAAAATGGGCACATTTTGATATTCTTCACTTTGAATATCGACCAGAGTTAATTTTGAAGGCTAGATATTTTTCACGTAAACCTAATATTAATAAACCATGGTATAATGGTATATCTCCTATGGATACAAATGTAAAAACATATATTCAATTAATTGATAAAGTATTAAGTGAAGAGTGA